A single Cyclopterus lumpus isolate fCycLum1 chromosome 1, fCycLum1.pri, whole genome shotgun sequence DNA region contains:
- the cfap52 gene encoding cilia- and flagella-associated protein 52 isoform X2, which yields MALETQTMPQLELEAVIGFNGHVCAGLTVHPDREHLIYPLGCSVILKRIKDDKQEFLHGHTNNVSCVSVSKSGSYIASGQVTFMGFKAEVIIWDYAQRTIYAQLQLHKAKVEALAFSPNEKYLVSLGGQDDGSIVVWNIETKQAICGSLALAHSAGNCLTVQYSNTNDNVFVSAGSETLRVWELDVPNRKIRPTECQTGKLRRIVKCVQISEDDTFIFCGTTSGDILKINLKTGLLSDFGPVKDKFSMGVNVLRILKCGYLLVGSGSGTLTLCSGINFKTLKKVQLEKGVTSIAIRGEGQQFYVGTEAAQIYRFGYDDFKAELIYTSHNSAVKDVAICFGTSELFATCSGEDIRLWHIDKPKELLRITVPNMTCNSLDIMFDGHSIISAWNDGNIRVFAPESGRLMIIMPNAHRMGVTAIAGTRDCKRIVSGGGEGQVRIWEVEPNGHRLLETMKEHKATITCIKIKSDSKNCVTASADGACIIWDIVRFVSLQMVIANTMFRTVCYHPEEYQVITSGTDRKVVYWDVFDGTVIRELEGSQSGAINGMHISQDGRHFVTGGDDKLVKVWDYMEGVVTHVGIAHSGSITSIKVCSNNRTLLSTSADGAILRWRFPHPSSP from the exons ATGGCTCTTGAGACACAGACGATGCCTCAACTTGAACTCGAGGCTGTTATTGGGTTTAATG gccatgtgtgtgctggtctgaCAGTCCATCCGGACAGAGAGCACCTGATCTACCCGCTGGGATGCTCCGTCATTCTCAAGAGGATTAAAGATGACAAGCAGGAGTTCTTGCATGGACACACGAACAACGTGTCCTGTGTTTCAGTGTCCAAAAGTGGATCGTATATTGCCTCTGGACAGGTCACCTTTATGGGCTTTAAG GCTGAGGTTATCATCTGGGACTATGCACAGCGCACAATCTACGcccagctgcagctccacaaGGCCAAAGTAGAGGCTCTTGCCTTCTCTCCCAACGAAAAGTACCTGGTGTCTCTTGGAGGTCAGGACGATGGCAG cATAGTGGTGTGGAACATTGAGACCAAGCAGGCCATCTGTGGGAGCCTGGCTTTAGCGCACAGTGCTGGTAACTGCCTCACTGTGCAGTATTCTAACACCAACGACAATGTCTTTGTTTCCGCCGGGAG CGAAACGCTGCGAGTCTGGGAGCTGGACGTCCCCAACAGGAAGATCAGGCCCACAGAGTGTCAGACAGGCAAGCTGAGAAGGATTGTGAAATGTGTACAG ATCTCAGAGGACGATACGTTCATTTTCTGTGGCACCACCAGTGGAGACATCCTGAAAATCAACCTGAAGACGGGGCTTCTGAGCGACTTTGGTCCAGTAAAAGACAAATTCAGCATG GGTGTCAATGTCCTAAGGATTCTGAAGTGTGGGTACCTGCTCGTGGGCTCTGGATCCGGCACCTTAACTCTGTGTTCCGGGATTAACTTCAAAACCCTTAA GAAAGTCCAACTGGAAAAGGGTGTGACCTCCATCGCCATTAGAGGAGAGGGCCAGCAGTTCTATGTTGGGACGGAGGCGGCTCAGATTTACCGCTTCGGTTATGACGACTTTAAAGCGGAACTCATTTACACCAGCCACAACAGCGCTGTCAAGGATGTGGCCATATGTTT TGGAACATCGGAATTGTTTGCAACCTGCTCCGGGGAGGACATCAGGTTGTGGCATATAGACAAGCCCAAAGAGCTGCTGCGCATCACAGTACCCAACATGACCTGCAACTCCCTGGACATCATGTTTGACGGACACAGCATCATCAGTG CTTGGAACGATGGCAATATCCGCGTGTTCGCGCCGGAAAGTGGCCGGCTCATGATCATCATGCCCAACGCGCACAGGATGGGCGTGACGGCCATTGCCGGCACCAGGGACTGCAAGAGGATCGTCAGCGGAGGGGGAGAGGGGCAG GTCCGCATTTGGGAAGTGGAGCCGAATGGTCATCGGCTGCTGGAGACCATGAAAGAGCACAAAGCCACCATCACCTGTATCAAGATCAAGAGTGACAGCAAAAACTGTGTCACTGCTAGCGCTGATGGCGCCTGCATCATATGGGACATAGT gcGGTTTGTGAGTCTTCAGATGGTGATTGCCAACACAATGTTCCGGACGGTGTGCTACCACCCAGAGGAATACCAGGTCATCACCAGCGGGACTGACAGAAAG GTGGTCTACTGGGACGTGTTCGACGGAACCGTCATCAGAGAACTGGAGGGCTCGCAGTCCGGGGCCATCAACGGCATGCACATCTCGCAGGACGGCCGGCACTTTGTGACAG GCGGAGATGACAAGCTGGTGAAGGTGTGGGACTACATGGAAGGCGTGGTAACCCACGTAGGAATAGCTCACAGTGGCAGCATCACCAGCATCAAGGTCTGCTCCAATAACCGCACCTTGCTCAGCACCAGCG
- the cfap52 gene encoding cilia- and flagella-associated protein 52 isoform X1: MESQLLLGYYCLLTMALETQTMPQLELEAVIGFNGHVCAGLTVHPDREHLIYPLGCSVILKRIKDDKQEFLHGHTNNVSCVSVSKSGSYIASGQVTFMGFKAEVIIWDYAQRTIYAQLQLHKAKVEALAFSPNEKYLVSLGGQDDGSIVVWNIETKQAICGSLALAHSAGNCLTVQYSNTNDNVFVSAGSETLRVWELDVPNRKIRPTECQTGKLRRIVKCVQISEDDTFIFCGTTSGDILKINLKTGLLSDFGPVKDKFSMGVNVLRILKCGYLLVGSGSGTLTLCSGINFKTLKKVQLEKGVTSIAIRGEGQQFYVGTEAAQIYRFGYDDFKAELIYTSHNSAVKDVAICFGTSELFATCSGEDIRLWHIDKPKELLRITVPNMTCNSLDIMFDGHSIISAWNDGNIRVFAPESGRLMIIMPNAHRMGVTAIAGTRDCKRIVSGGGEGQVRIWEVEPNGHRLLETMKEHKATITCIKIKSDSKNCVTASADGACIIWDIVRFVSLQMVIANTMFRTVCYHPEEYQVITSGTDRKVVYWDVFDGTVIRELEGSQSGAINGMHISQDGRHFVTGGDDKLVKVWDYMEGVVTHVGIAHSGSITSIKVCSNNRTLLSTSADGAILRWRFPHPSSP; encoded by the exons ATGGAATCCCAGCTGTTGCTAG GATACTATTGTTTGTTAACCATGGCTCTTGAGACACAGACGATGCCTCAACTTGAACTCGAGGCTGTTATTGGGTTTAATG gccatgtgtgtgctggtctgaCAGTCCATCCGGACAGAGAGCACCTGATCTACCCGCTGGGATGCTCCGTCATTCTCAAGAGGATTAAAGATGACAAGCAGGAGTTCTTGCATGGACACACGAACAACGTGTCCTGTGTTTCAGTGTCCAAAAGTGGATCGTATATTGCCTCTGGACAGGTCACCTTTATGGGCTTTAAG GCTGAGGTTATCATCTGGGACTATGCACAGCGCACAATCTACGcccagctgcagctccacaaGGCCAAAGTAGAGGCTCTTGCCTTCTCTCCCAACGAAAAGTACCTGGTGTCTCTTGGAGGTCAGGACGATGGCAG cATAGTGGTGTGGAACATTGAGACCAAGCAGGCCATCTGTGGGAGCCTGGCTTTAGCGCACAGTGCTGGTAACTGCCTCACTGTGCAGTATTCTAACACCAACGACAATGTCTTTGTTTCCGCCGGGAG CGAAACGCTGCGAGTCTGGGAGCTGGACGTCCCCAACAGGAAGATCAGGCCCACAGAGTGTCAGACAGGCAAGCTGAGAAGGATTGTGAAATGTGTACAG ATCTCAGAGGACGATACGTTCATTTTCTGTGGCACCACCAGTGGAGACATCCTGAAAATCAACCTGAAGACGGGGCTTCTGAGCGACTTTGGTCCAGTAAAAGACAAATTCAGCATG GGTGTCAATGTCCTAAGGATTCTGAAGTGTGGGTACCTGCTCGTGGGCTCTGGATCCGGCACCTTAACTCTGTGTTCCGGGATTAACTTCAAAACCCTTAA GAAAGTCCAACTGGAAAAGGGTGTGACCTCCATCGCCATTAGAGGAGAGGGCCAGCAGTTCTATGTTGGGACGGAGGCGGCTCAGATTTACCGCTTCGGTTATGACGACTTTAAAGCGGAACTCATTTACACCAGCCACAACAGCGCTGTCAAGGATGTGGCCATATGTTT TGGAACATCGGAATTGTTTGCAACCTGCTCCGGGGAGGACATCAGGTTGTGGCATATAGACAAGCCCAAAGAGCTGCTGCGCATCACAGTACCCAACATGACCTGCAACTCCCTGGACATCATGTTTGACGGACACAGCATCATCAGTG CTTGGAACGATGGCAATATCCGCGTGTTCGCGCCGGAAAGTGGCCGGCTCATGATCATCATGCCCAACGCGCACAGGATGGGCGTGACGGCCATTGCCGGCACCAGGGACTGCAAGAGGATCGTCAGCGGAGGGGGAGAGGGGCAG GTCCGCATTTGGGAAGTGGAGCCGAATGGTCATCGGCTGCTGGAGACCATGAAAGAGCACAAAGCCACCATCACCTGTATCAAGATCAAGAGTGACAGCAAAAACTGTGTCACTGCTAGCGCTGATGGCGCCTGCATCATATGGGACATAGT gcGGTTTGTGAGTCTTCAGATGGTGATTGCCAACACAATGTTCCGGACGGTGTGCTACCACCCAGAGGAATACCAGGTCATCACCAGCGGGACTGACAGAAAG GTGGTCTACTGGGACGTGTTCGACGGAACCGTCATCAGAGAACTGGAGGGCTCGCAGTCCGGGGCCATCAACGGCATGCACATCTCGCAGGACGGCCGGCACTTTGTGACAG GCGGAGATGACAAGCTGGTGAAGGTGTGGGACTACATGGAAGGCGTGGTAACCCACGTAGGAATAGCTCACAGTGGCAGCATCACCAGCATCAAGGTCTGCTCCAATAACCGCACCTTGCTCAGCACCAGCG
- the LOC117734726 gene encoding zinc finger protein 436-like, with protein MGPGAASDPKAGSSEESHGEADAREISESGSNGEKQPESGASDKRYPCSVCGKAFDRPSKLERHRPVHTRKPKTLHQCQHCEKSFVQHEKLLRHQNCHSRTNKHPCPDCGKVFNRPSKLERHKRTHAKKPKVPHQCSYCMKTFSKLNKLVRHRRMHTGERPFTCSVCGKGFSESGHCKAHEKTHEEQPEKPHCCANCGMCFFKASELRRHFRSHTGEKPFRCTLCESCFSRSEGLKRHMRSHTGERPYKCIICAKGFYSRQDMNIHGLTHSGEKPHLCPVCGKGFSQLGNMKEHEQNVHIKSEKYICNECGATFTRYKSLTKHQRTHTGERPYLCLTCGRRFSWSHSLSRHRRTHAHRQMSADTSKDRLSFEGPSENPSC; from the exons ATGGGCCCAGGCGCTGCGTCTGACCCTAAAGCAGGATCCTCAGAGGAAA GTCACGGAGAAGCCGACGCAAGGGAGATCTCGGAATCGGGTTCCAATGGCGAGAAACAGCCCGAGAGCGGCGCGTCGGACAAGAGATACCCGTGCTCCGTTTGCGGCAAGGCCTTCGACAGGCCGTCGAAGCTGGAGAGGCATAGACCTGTGCACACAAGGAAGCCCAAGACCCTGCACCAGTGTCAGCACTGCGAGAAGAGTTTCGTGCAGCACGAGAAGCTGCTCCGGCACCAGAATTGCCACAGCCGGACGAACAAGCACCCCTGCCCCGACTGCGGGAAGGTGTTCAACAGGCCATCGAAGCTCGAGAGGCACAAACGCACTCACGCCAAGAAGCCCAAGGTGCCCCACCAGTGTTCGTACTGCATGAAGACGTTCAGTAAGCTGAACAAGCTTGTCCGCCACAGGCGGATGCACACAGGGGAGAGGCCCTTCACCTGCTCGGTCTGCGGCAAAGGCTTCTCTGAGTCTGGCCACTGCAAGGCGCACGAGAAGACGCATGAGGAGCAGCCAGAGAAGCCTCACTGCTGCGCCAACTGCGGCATGTGTTTCTTCAAGGCTTCAGAGCTCCGCCGGCACTTCCGCTCCCACACGGGGGAGAAGCCCTTCCGGTGCACCCTGTGCGAGAGCTGCTTCTCCCGCTCCGAAGGACTCAAAAGGCACATGAGGAGCCACACGGGGGAGAGACCCTACAAGTGCATCATCTGCGCCAAGGGTTTTTATTCCCGCCAGGATATGAATATTCACGGGTTGACCCACTCGGGGGAGAAACCGCACCTCTGCCCTGTGTGCGGCAAGGGCTTCTCCCAGCTGGGCAACATGAAGGAGCACGAGCAAAATGTCCACATTAAGTCCGAGAAGTACATCTGCAACGAGTGCGGGGCGACCTTCACGCGGTACAAGTCGCTGACAAAGCACCAGAGGACGCACACAGGCGAGAGGCCCTATCTGTGCCTCACCTGCGGTCGCAGGTTCTCCTGGAGCCACTCTCTCAGCAGACACCGGaggacgcacgcacacagacagatgtcTGCGGACACGTCGAAAGACAGACTGAGTTTTGAAGGACCCTCTGAGAATCCCAGTTGCTGA